The following proteins are co-located in the Chaetodon trifascialis isolate fChaTrf1 chromosome 14, fChaTrf1.hap1, whole genome shotgun sequence genome:
- the spred1 gene encoding sprouty-related, EVH1 domain-containing protein 1 gives MSEDSTNPNNDDSYARVRAVVMTRDDSSGGWLPLGGGGLSCVTVYKVSRAEDSSSTHSGGSGGSSSNLSPCSPSPSPSPSPSPSPSPTAVEFHIKGERLKDKLVVLECVLQKDLVYNKVNPIFHHWRINDKKFGLTFQSPADARAFDRGIRRAIEDINQGCRSFGEGDTPEDGLPVCDEPPSICTPMKEPFSPLNNVVSTEPFRGCYVRAQPFDEFPSSNRRYLPPQVSFKSTRHVSFHMDEEEIVRINPRKDVLIRGYEDYRHPVMWKQEADREDLDFPTAFHKLDSKKCEYLFPDGPGGDSHSGPGMGLGTGMGLGLGKDTAIKTQPSPLLKSKKGRRRREDGERSRCIYCREMFNHEDNWRGQCQDAPDPIKQCIYKVSCMLCAESMLYHCMSDSEGDFSDPCSCDTSDEQFCLRWLALVALSFIAPCMCCYLPLRACHHCGEACRCCGGKHKAAG, from the exons tgaCAGTTATGCGCGTGTGAGAGCAGTGGTCATGACTCGGGATGACTCCAGCGGTGGGTGGCTTCCCCTGGGGGGCGGAGGCCTTAGCTGTGTCACCGTCTATAAGGTCAGCCGGGcggaggacagcagcagcacccacagtggaggcagtggaggaagcagcagcaacctcagccCCTGTAGCCCCAGTCCCAgtcccagccccagccccagccctaGTCCCAGCCCCACTGCTGTGGAGTTCCACATCAAGGGCGAGAGGCTCAAAGACAAATTG GTGGTTCTGGAGTGTGTCCTGCAGAAAGACTTAGTATACAACAAGGTCAACCCcatcttccaccactggagGATCAACGACAAGAAGTTCGGACTGACCTTCCAGAGCCCCGCTGACGCCCGTGCCTTTGACCGGGGCATACGTCGGGCCATTGAGGACATCAACCAAG GTTGTCGGTCGTTTGGGGAAGGGGACACTCCCGAGGATGGACTACCG gTGTGTGATGAGCCTCCCTCCATCTGTACCCCAATGAAAGAGCCCTTCTCTCCCCTGAACAACGTCGTCTCCACCGAGCCATTCAGGGGCTGCTACGTCCGCGCCCAACCCTTCGACGAGTTCCCCTCCAGCAACCGGCGCTACCTGCCTCCACAG GTCTCCTTTAAGTCCACCCGTCATGTCAGCTTTCATATGGACGAAGAGGAGATCGTTCGCATCAACCCACGCAAGGACGTGCTCATCCGCGGCTACGAGGACTATCGCCACCCTGTCATGTGGAAGCAGGAGGCCGACCGCGAGGACCTGGACTTCCCCACCGCCTTCCACAAACTGGACAGTAAGAAGTGCGAGTACCTCTTCCCCGACGGCCCCGGCGGGGACTCCCACTCTGGCCCCGGTATGGGCCTCGGAACGGGCATGGGGCTGGGTCTGGGTAAGGACACGGCCATCAAGACCCAGCCCTCTCCCCTGCTGAAGTCCAAGAAGGGCAGACGGCGGCGGGAGGACGGCGAGCGTTCGCGCTGCATCTACTGTCGGGAGATGTTCAACCACGAAGACAACTGGCGGGGGCAGTGCCAAGACGCCCCCGACCCGATCAAGCAGTGCATCTACAAAGTCAGCTGCATGCTGTGTGCCGAGAGCATGCTGTACCACTGCATGTCCGACTCTGAGGGCGACTTCTCAGACCCCTGCTCGTGTGACACGTCTGACGAGCAGTTCTGTCTGCGCTGGCTGGCCCTGGTGGCGCTCTCCTTCATTGCGCCCTGCATGTGCTGCTACCTGCCTCTGCGCGCCTGCCACCACTGTGGCGAGGCCTGCCGCTGCTGTGGGGGCAAGCACAAGGCCGCAGGGTGA